In the genome of Panthera uncia isolate 11264 chromosome X, Puncia_PCG_1.0, whole genome shotgun sequence, the window AAAACTGTTGGAAGCTCCTGCTCTGCAAACATATATGGGAAAAAGTCAGCTTTACGACTCAGAGTAGGACAAGGCCCTAAAGGTCTAAATTCAGACCCAAAAGGAAAACGGATTGTTTTCATATCTGATTGGCTCTGGGATCGTTTGGGAGCTTGCTCTTGAATGTTACATGCAAACGCATCTTCTAAATTTGGGTCTTCCGCTTCCAGATCTATGTTGATGTTGCTCCTACCACTGGTCCTGGCCGTAGCTTCTTGGAGTTCTTCAAAGTCTTGCTGAAAGCTCTTCATTCTGACATTCCTTGGGCTCCTTTTGGCTGGCTTCGTTGCAGTGGGCCCTGGAGAGCTGTCTggcctttccctttcccctgccAAGGTCGGAGACCGTCTGGGCACCTGGGGTGGTCTGTCCACGTAAAAAAAGACTTGGGGAGGCATAATACTGACCTGCTGGCCAGTACAAGGTATATAGGGCACATCTGTGTAAGTCAGCCGCCTCGCTGGGCTCACTTCACTTGTGAGGCCGGCAGGTGTGCTCATGTGATTGTCAGCAAGCTTACAGCTCGGCTGGAAGGAGCTCAGAGGACTCCTTCCCTCAAAGTAATCTCTGGGATCGGGGTCTgtgtaaagaaaagggaaagaggaactGCTCTGGGACTGATGTAACAATGCGGGGTCCGCCTCTGGTTTGGACCGCTCTGGCGCGGCGGCAACCGTCACCTCGGCCGCGGAGCTCCTCCTCCTACCGTCCAGCACGGGCTCCGAGGCTCGCACCCCATTCGCGGTTCGGTAGCATCCGCCGCCATACGCTAGTCTCAAATCTTCCACCTTGAGAGGGAGGACATGGTGAAAGAAGAGAAGAGTcgtttggtgggggtgggggcagggatccAAAGTAGCCTCCAATTTCACAAAGGTATTTCTCACACGGTCGTTTCAACCCATGTTCTAGTCCCAGGTTGATAAATCTATACAGGCAGGACCATAACTTGTGCCATGGCCCAATCCCTGCGCTAAAAAGTACACAGGACGCTCTCCTTTCTCACTGCCACCCCAAGCCCAGCCTCTGAGTTCTTCATGTGCTCCAGCCAGCGCGGGACTTTAAGCAGTGCGGTTTAGAAGCTCTACAAATGAGCCGGGGTTCTGCTTTCTGGTTCTGGTTCTGCCTTCGActtgccgtgtgaccttgggcaagtcccctAACCTCCCTGCTCCAGCCTCCTCcctattttctgtaaaatggtggGAAGGAGGGCTATGAATGGCATGAGAGGGTCATAGATTAGATGGTACCTTCCAGCATCATACCTCTGTGAAGCTTTTGAGATAAAAGCTGCCTATGACCTGAATGAAGACATGAGCGTTTGTGAGacctataattattattattttttttttttttagggagagccaaagaaaaataattaacgtGGCTAATGCTGTAAAACCCAAACGAAGCCATCATCTCACTGTTCCAGGAGAACAGCACTGTTGTTAAATTAAGTGACAAAATTACACAGCAAGAGTACTTTAAAACGTTAACCCAAGACCTTACAGCTTCCTCTAAGCCTTAAGATTTTCATTAGGTAAAAAGGAAGAGCTTTTACTTTTAAACATGCAAAGCCACAGAAATTCATTTGGATCTGCATTTTGCAAGATGTTAGCAATACAAGgtgcaatttaaaaatgtgccATATCCTTCCAGTCTATGAGGTACACACCAGTGGTCATTTATTAAATGGTCTTCTATTGGCTGGAAAGACTGAGCTGACAGATCTCCCTAGGAGGCCAGCCTATGCAAACAGTCACCTTTTTACACACTGGGAGATTCTGGCAGaatcaaatcttaaaagcatTTGAAATGTAGATGCATTACATTTATCTAAAGCAGAAAGAATTTTCAGAAACCTTACTTGTTTTGATACATCAGAGAGGAGGTCTGGTGACGACCTGCACTGCCGTTCATGGTACTGAGATGGGTAATGTTTCCTGAAATCCCCAAACAGAGAAGGAATTGAAATGGTCTTCATGCACCTACAGAACATATATAATTCTCTAATTCAACTTAAAATCAACacgagagagagaaaaccatgtACCTCTCGAATGGTAAGCTCCTCAACCTCCCTTTCTTTCCATATTCCAAAAGCTGCCGTTGGGTTCTTCCGCTATTTTAAGAATGagacagacattttattttaaaaaagatttgatggggggagcctgggtggctcagtcggttaagcgtccaacttcggctcgggtcatgttctcgcggttcgtgggttcgagccccacgtcgggctccatgttggcagcttggagcctggagcctgctttagattctgtgtcttcctctctctgctcctcccctgcttgctctctctctctctctctctctctctcaaaaataaacccttaaaaatttttttaatgtttatttttgagagagagtgtgagtgggggaggggcagggagagagggggacagaggatctgaagcgggctctctgctgacagcacagagtccaatgaggggcttgaagtcacgaactgtgagatcatgacccaagcggatgttgcacacttaactgactaagccacccaggtgccccgagatagACATTTTATTAACACTAGCCATAAGCCAGTAGGCTACTAAAACTTGAAAGCTTCGTTTACTGCTGAAGTCCAGTCCACATGAATGACATATGCCATGAATCGTTGACCGTCACAGTAATTAAGAATAATACCCACTTATCCAAATATCAGGCATATATCAACCTCATCTATGCAGAGcccaggaaatttttaaaagcttctgaaCAGGACTATATAACAGTTAAAAAATCTGGCCTTGGAAACTAATATACTTTCCTATGAAGGCCTTTTCCCTACCTACAAATTtagatacaatttctttttttcttaatattttttaaagtttatttatttactgacagagagagagagagagagagagagaatggcagggaagggcagagaatcccaagcacgttccacactatcagtgcagagctcgatgcagggctcaaactcaggaaaccacgagatcatgacctgagccaaaaccaagagtcggccgcttaacccactgagccaccaggcacccccatacacAATTTCTAATAAGGCTATTTATCTGGTTTCCCAATTCATGACAGAGGAAAAACAGCTAACTAAAACAGTAGAAGAGGTTTGCTCCAGCCAGACACACACCAACAAAGAAAGCCAGCTGGGAGAAACACAAAAGCcaaaaaggaaatcacaaaaataataaagcccCAAAACTCTGAGCCATTTATCACTGGGGTGCAGGGACTGACATTCCTCTCCCGCCCTGAGGCCATCACTGCACTACAGCTGCCTGTGCAGGTCAATAAGTGATGTTTATAATAACTCAGGTCATTAAGACAAGGGCAAAATATGCTCAGTATCATCTGTTTAAGGAGGCAGGgatttgtaaaatacattttggaaagattccatcaaaaatatgtatgtttttaaaatctcctcAGTTCTTACTGAGGCAGGCCTCCACTATTTGAAAATCCCCTATGGGAAATATTCAattcggatttttttttttttttttaccttagctAAGAGTTCTGAAAGCCTCTTCCAAAGAGTGACTAGGCTGGTGCGTTCAAGTAAAAACAAGATCTTATTTTGACCTGGCTTCCATTCTTCCAGTGTTTTCTCACGCTATCTCTTGCCTAACCACCACCAAACGGATGTTGTTGAGCTGCCCTTTCCATGGCTTGCATACACGttcatataaagaaaacaataggTTCATTAAATACGTCTTCTCAAACAGTGTCTGCTCCCTGCTCCTCATGCTTGCCAATATTCTGATCTAACCCCTTGCTAGGatgcttccctcctcctccttcccggTTAGGAAATATTGACCTAATGTGTCACACAGAGAATGAGCCGTAAAGGGTGTCACCCTTTAAGTGACTTAAACGGATTCTGTATTGCTTCTAGAATTCAACTCCTCCTACTGCCTTCCCTGTCACTGAAAAGAAGTTGCGGGTACAGTATGCCCGCGTGCAATAATATTTCATTACCTGTAGCGGAAACTGGAGCCCTTGCTGCAGAGTAGGGTTCTGGGCTTTGATTTGGGCTCTTCAGAAAGTCTGAAAAAAGCATGGTACTCCACACAAGTCTTCCAGAAAGCCTTGCAGGCATCTCGGCTGGCCATGGTGAACTCCAAGGTGTCCTTGCACAACACCTGTATAAACCAATTTCCATTAAGCGAAACACCCTTCATGACTATCAAAGAACTTCAAATCCCAATGCTATCCAAACCATTGGCCCGAGGGCCCGTGCAGCTTCCGATTTTCCACTCGGCTCCCTACAGGCTTCACACCTACTAAAAGCAAATGATTGGCCACCTTCCGAGGAACGGACAGGGCCACTGCTCAAAAACAGAGCCTTCTCTAAGAAGCCCATCTCGCTTTGCAGCCCCCTCACCTCAAACGCTTGtttacccacccaccccacttCTCTGCCAGGAACCTTTTTATGAAGTTGTAAATTAGGTTAAAATGAACATCAAAGGACATCCTTTCGAGGTGACAAGAAGTTATAAATGACCAACAggaaacggggtgggggggaggggatttCCTTACAGATGGTAGGCTTTATAGGATGATTACACGTGTGGGAGTCTTTTTTAACATATCAGCTAGAAACACTTTGTCCTCTCTATGCTGCCTTGTTCGACAATGCTCTGTATTGCTCACTTAGCATATTCTAATCTGCTTTAGGGGAGCTTAGCCTTCCAGACCTAAAGTTCAAGTTTCCTCCATCCCCCAACCCACTATATACCCGCCTTTGCCCACGCATGCATGCAGCCCTATTTTctgctgacccccccccccacctccttttgTTCATTCTCAGGTTCCTGCATGCAGCCCTGGGACACTCGACAAGCCTCACACTGGATACAGTCTCCTGAAGTGCTCAAACAAACGCTTTCACGTAAGGCTAAGGTCCAGAGGATGCAGCCCAAGCTACTGAATCTTCTGTAGGTCAAAACACGAGTTGatacacatttttcatttcctttatggtCACAAAAGGACATCCTTTGTAGCATCGTTGTCTCACCCCGAACAATGCGGCCTTGACCGGCAATTCCTTCTTTTGCTTAATCTACACCCAAAGTTCCCTACGTCTTGCTTTGGCAAGTAGGTGTTCAATTATTTGGCATGTAGTAGGTGTtcagttattttttgtttaatgaagaGGCatgaaaatactttataaaatggGGCAGATAACATCAAATAAATATGTCCATAGTCCTAGATCTGTTCACTTCCATTTGACTTCTCAAatccctggaaaaaaaatgtttttttaaggagACTTGTCTTTCATTCCAGCCACCCCATTTTCCTACTACTTTATTCGTTCTGAACTGTCAATAGGATTTCTTGGTGTTCTGCCTTGAGTAGAAATATGACTAACGCTCTGGTTTATTTATGTAGAGGCAAAAGAGGGAGTACATCACCCCTCAGGGCCAGCCAGCTTTCACCACCCACATTCAAACAATTTGCTGAAACAACCAAGAAATCCCACGTGAACCAAAAGTAGaagaatttattataaagctacttACCAAAATGTTGGAATGAAGTTTGATGAGAAAATGCTTTCTCTTAAAACTCAGCTTGCGGATTTTAGCCCAGTTGAAAGTATTGATCTTTGTATTTCCCTATAATGAAACACATGGCAGACTTCAAGGTGAATGTCAGCAAAAGCTGGTTGGGAAGACAATGAGAACCTGCTAGAAAATGCGCTTCTGTGCATGGGACCATCCTTGATCTATCTCTTGCACGTACTGATCCTCCTGTACTAGGCGGAGGCTGTGGGCCGCAGAAGGCGTTCCAGGTGGGACACAGGGCCGTTCCGAAATGCCAGCAAGGAGGGGTACACCTGGGAAAGGTTTCCAGCCAGGATGGGGAGATCACAGTAGAAAAGGATTACTGCAATAGCTTCTCTAATCTCACCCCTTCCTACGTTTTCACATTCAACTGCCACTCCATTTACTCAAACACCTTCGATAGCTCCTCACTACATGCATCATCAAGTCTAAACACTTTTGGCTGGGTTTTCCTGCCGCCACTATATTGAATATTCAGCCTTCTATCCCACTGATCCTAGAAAACAGTCTTCCATCCAACTCTGTACCTTCCCTCCCAGAGAGAGGGCTCCTCATTCTCCTTACCTAGAATTGCTTTCCCCATAGCCAAGCTTTCTTGCCCCGCTAAAGCGTTCTGTATAACTATGACAGCCTACATCCATTTCTAACTCCTCTTAACTCCCTTGGCTATAGTGGACTTCCCAAACCATTTAGGTCTTTTAGTTGgttagttggttggttggttggctgatCTGTCGGTTAGCTGATGTTTGTTTGTCCACATGCTCCAAAAATCAAAGGTATACAGAAATATAGACATTGAGAAACCTTGCTCCTATCACCATCACtcctatctctgtccctctgtaCCTATCTACCCATTCTCTATAGATAACCACATTTATTAGTTTGTTGTGTATACTTGTACAACttcaaataaatatgataaattagGTTTTGATTACTTACTGGCTGCTATTGATCACTATTGCtctggtctctcaaaataaattgtgAGTATCTTAATTATAGGAGCCACAGGTCACGCTTAATGTTAGTTTCTTGATTATGTCATCCTTTACCCTTCTCGGGGCCTTTGTCTGTGTGCCCTTTGTCTGGAACCCCCATCCCTCACCTGCCAGCCCTCACTTCGATCTGGACAACTTCCTCAGGTCTTAGCTTAAATGTTCAAGTCCTTTCACATGTGTTACCATAGCATCCCACACTTCTTCAAGCACAAGTACATTGTAtctgtttaaaattatttgtgtaggggtgtttgggtggctcagccagttaagcagctgacccttggttttggcttgggtcatgatctgacgATTCATGAATCAATCCcctcacttgggattctctctctctccctctctctctgctcctcccctgctcatgctcatgctcatgtcaaaaacaaataaacttaaaaaataataacaaataaaattacttgTTTCATTGTCGGTCTTCCCCCTATTAGAATGCAAGGTCCATGAAGTCAGGATAATTCCTGCTCACCTCTGTACCTCTAGTGTCTGGCATAGGGTGGATGTACGATAACTATACTGACAGAAGACTGAATGAACAGATTGCTGCCCAACTCGGTAAAAATACTCAAACCCATTGAATTGAACAATTAAAACAGATGAATTTTATGGCatgca includes:
- the FRMD7 gene encoding FERM domain-containing protein 7, producing MKQGPCYEGIRSNGKDRHPGSKCTLEQKSSGKALFNLSCSHLNLAEKEYFGLEFCSHSGNNVWLEILKPITKQVKNPKEVVFKFMVKFFPVDPGHLREELTRYLFTLQIKKDLALGRLPCSDNSTALMVSHILQSELGDFHEETDKKHLAQTRYLPNQDCLESKIMHFHQKHVGRSPAESDILLLDIARKLDMYGIRPHPASDGEGMQIHLAVAHMGVVVLRGNTKINTFNWAKIRKLSFKRKHFLIKLHSNILVLCKDTLEFTMASRDACKAFWKTCVEYHAFFRLSEEPKSKPRTLLCSKGSSFRYSGRTQRQLLEYGKKGRLRSLPFERKHYPSQYHERQCRSSPDLLSDVSKQVEDLRLAYGGGCYRTANGVRASEPVLDGRRRSSAAEVTVAAAPERSKPEADPALLHQSQSSSSFPFLYTDPDPRDYFEGRSPLSSFQPSCKLADNHMSTPAGLTSEVSPARRLTYTDVPYIPCTGQQVSIMPPQVFFYVDRPPQVPRRSPTLAGERERPDSSPGPTATKPAKRSPRNVRMKSFQQDFEELQEATARTSGRSNINIDLEAEDPNLEDAFACNIQEQAPKRSQSQSDMKTIRFPFGSEFRPLGPCPTLSRKADFFPYMFAEQELPTVLMDQGASERYVASESSDSESEILKSDYYSLYGKGIRSPMARVRLSSGSLQLDEEDEDVSFSTPTAEDRTLLKPCNYFLA